The Candidatus Angelobacter sp. DNA window CAGTACTTGAGCGGACGAAAACGGATTGAAACACCGAGGCGAAGGCCGACTGCCGCGGCTGCGGATTCCAGCGTGCACCCGGGCCGGAAGAGACACGGCGGAGGGGTTCTCAAGGGTTTGGACGCGGTGGATAACGCGCCCTCGCCTGCGCTGGTTGTGTCACAAGCCGCCCTTCACAACCTGAAAAACCTCACTGTTGAAATTCCGCTCGCGCGTTTCGTCTGCGTCACGGGTGTCAGCGGATCCGGCAAGACCACCCTCGTGCGCGAGGTCTTGCTTCCGGCGCTCGAAGCCGCGCTCAAATCTCAAGGCCCGGGACCTGACGCATCAGACCGGGCCGTAACCGATGACGACGATTCAACCTCGACCGCCAATCATCGGCCGCCGGTTGCGCTGACCGGCTGGGAACTTCTTGGCTCGGCCGTTCTCGTGGACCAATCGCCGCTCGGCAAAACCCCGCGCTCGAATCCCGCGGTTTACATCGGGGCATTCGACGAAATCCGCGAATTCTTCGCCCAGACCGGCGCGGCGAAACAGCGCGGCCTGAACGCCAGCGCGTTCAGCTTCAATTCCAGTCAGGGTCAATGCCAGCGCTGTCGGGGCGCCGGCTTCGAGAAAATCGAAATGCAGTTTCTCAGTGACGTGTTCATCCGCTGCCCGGATTGCGATGGCCGCCGTTATCGGCCGCACATTTTGGAGGTAAAAGTCCGGAGAAGCGGTTCCGGGGAGGCTTTGGCCGGCCAGGGCGGGAAACCGCGGCGCAAGGCGCGACAACGCGGAAACGTCATCGGCTCGGCCGCCGCCAGGCCGGAATGGTCCATCGCGGACATGCTTGAAGCGACCGTTGATGAGGCCATTGAATTCCTCGCTGCCTTTGCGGCCTCGCGTCCGGCGCGGCGCGCAGTGGGGAAATTGCAACTGCTGCGCGAAGTCGGTCTGGGCTACCTCCGCCTCGGTCAGCCAATCAACACCTTGTCCGGCGGGGAGAGTCAACGATTGAAACTCGTAAGCCACCTGGCGGAGTCTGTAGCGGCGGTCTATGACCGCCGGCAAGAATCCCTCCCTCAAGAGGACGGCGGTCATAGACCGCCGCTACAGCAGAAGTCCACCCTGTTCCTCTTCGACGAACCGACAACCGGCCTGCACTTCGACGACGTGCGGGTGCTGCTCAAAGTATTTCAACGCCTCGTGGATGCCGGCCATTCAGTGATCGTCATTGAGCACAATCCTGACGTGATCAAATGCGCCGACTGGGTGATTGATCTCGGTCCCGAAGCCGGTGAAGAAGGCGGCCAGATCGTCGCACAAGGGACTCCGGAAGATGTTGCGGCGTGTGCGCAAAGTCACACCGGGCGATTCCTGCGCGAGGTCTTGGGTGGTGCTGCCATTTCACCAGAGTTTGTATTTTCGCACTGCAGTGTGACGCCCCGAAATGAAAGCTGAACTGGAAATTGAAGCGGGTTTGGCGACGGATCACGCCATCCACATCCACGGTGCGCGCGAGCATAACCTGAAGAATCTCTCGGTCACCATCCCGCGCGGAAAATTCATCGTCGTCACCGGCGTCAGCGGTTCGGGCAAGAGCACGCTGGCGTTCGATCTGTTGTTCGCCGAGGGGCAGCGGCGATTCCTCGATTCGATGAACGCCTATGCGCGCCAGTTCGTGGAACAACTGTCGCGGCCGGATGTGGACCTCATCACCGGCATCCCGCCCACCGTCAGCATCGAGCAGCGCAACTCGCGCGGCGGCGGCAAGAGCACCGTGGCGACGGTCACGGAGATCTACCATTTTTTGCGGCTGCTCTTCGCGCGGCTGGGCACGCAGTATTGTCCGGATTGCCAGTTGCCGGTCGAAGCACAGACGCGCGATGAGCTGGGACGCCGTTTGCAAAAAGAGACGAGGAAGCGCGGTGACCTGCTGCTGCTGGCGCCCGTGGTGAAGAACCGCAAGGGATTTCACTCGGACGTTGCCGAATGGGCCGCGAAGCACGGCTACGCTGAAATCCGGGCGGACGGAAAAATTTACGCGACGAGCGATCCATTCAAGCTTGACCGCTTCCGCGAGCATGATGTTGAGATCGTCGCGGGTGTGCTGGAAAAAGGTGGCCGCGGCGCGCTGCGCAGACCGAACACCTCAGCGCGGCGTCCCGGCCGCGAACTCATTGACGAGACGCTCAAGCTCGGCCATGGCACATTGTTCGCGCTCGACAATCACGGGTTGCTCACGGTGCACTCGACCGAGCGCTCGTGTCCCAAGTGCGGCCGTTCGTTCGAACCGCTCGATCCGAAAAACTTCAGTTACAACTCGCCGCAGGGCTGGTGTCTGAGATGCCGCGGTTTCGGCGAATTGTTTTATCTTCCCGAGGATGTGGACCGCGGCGCGCGCGCGGATGCCATCGAGGAAAGCTGGTGGAGCTGGCAGGAAGGCAAACGGGAGAATTGCCCGGATTGCGGCGGCAAACGTTTGAACCCCGTCGCTCGAGCTGTGCGTCTGACAGCAGGGAAGCCGCGCCATACGGCCCCAACCATCGACACCTTCTCCGTGGCGTCAGTGGAACGGGCGTTTGGATGGTTCCGCGCGATGAAATTCAAGGGTCGCGAGGCGCGCATTGCCCGCGACATACTGCCGGAAATTCGTGAGCGGCTGCGCTTCCTGCGCGAGGTCGGGCTTGGTTACCTGCAACTTGGCCGCGGCGTGCCGACCCTGTCGGGAGGCGAAGCGCAGCGCATCCGCCTCGCGGCGCAGCTCGGCTCGAATCTGAGCGGCGTGCTTTACGTGCTCGACGAACCGACCATCGGGCTGCACGCGCGCGACAATCAAATGCTGCTGGCGACACTGGCGGTTCTGAAATCGCGCGGCAATTCACTGGTCGTCGTGGAGCATGACGAGGAAACGATGCGCCGCGCGGATTTCATCATCGATCTCGGCCCCGGCGCGGGTGTGTGGGGCGGGGAAGTTGTCGCCGCCGGAACGTTGAACGAGCTGCTCCGCCACGGCGATTCCATCACCGGCCGGTGCCTGCGCGCGCAGGCGACGAAAAAGTATCCGTCACGCGGCAAACGGCGGCCGGTTAAGGCTGCGCGCTCTTCCGGTTCGTCAAAGGACGGAGAGGATGTCCGGCACGCGCTTGAACTTCGCAACGCCGCCGCCAACAATTTGAAAGACCTTGCCATTCGCTTCCCGCTCAACCGACTGGTCGTTGTCACGGGCGTCAGCGGTTCCGGCAAGAGCACACTCGTCCGCGAGTGTTTGTTGCCGGCGTTGGAAACCACGCTGAAGCGCAGGCGCGGAACGCCGCCGGCGGAACGGGAGGCTCCATCTGTCGCGGGCTTTGAATCCATCAAGGCGGTTTACGAAGTGGACCAGTCGCCCATCGGCCGCACGCCCCGCTCGACTCCCGCGACGTACGTTGGCTTTTTCGACGAGATCCGAAAACTGTTCGCCCAGCTTCCCGAAGCCCGGCTGCGCGGTTACACGGCCGGCAGGTTTTCGTTCAACAGTGCCCAAGGCCGCTGCCCCGAATGCGAGGGCGCGGGCACCATCAAGCTGGAGATGAATTTCCTCCCGCCGGCTTATGTGCGATGTGAAATCTGCGAGGGAAAACGCTTCAGCCGCGAAACGCTCGACATCGAATTCGGCGGGAAAAACATCGCGCAGGTCCTGGAGCTGAGCGTCGCCGAGGCCATCGAATTCTTCGGCGCCCTCCCGCGCATCCGTCGTCCGCTCGAGGCGTTGCGCGACACCGGCCTCGATTATCTCAAACTTGGGCAGACCAGCCCGACCTTGAGCGGCGGCGAGGCGCAACGTGTGAAGCTCGTCACGCACCTGCTCACCGGCTTGAAGGAGCAGCCCGACCTGTTTGATCCGAAACAGAAACGCAACCTGTTCGTCCTCGAAGAGCCGACCATCGGACTGCACATCGCCGACGTGCGGCGGCTGGTGGACGTGCTGCAACGGCTCGTGGACGCGGGCCATTCGGTCATCGTCATCGAGCACAACCTCGACCTGATCGCGGAAGCCGACTGGGTCATTGACCTCGGACCCGAGGGCGGCGACGGCGGCGGGCGGATCGTCGCGCAGGGCGCGCCCGAGGAGGTGGCGCGTAATAAACGCTCGCACACGGGCTGTTTTCTCCGTAGCGTGCTGCGCGGTTGATGAGCGAGGCTTACGAGGAAATCGTTGACGGCGAGACTTGTTTGCGGCTGCCGCCCGGCGCGCGGCACGAGGTCATCTGCTCGCTGCTGCACGATCTCGTCGCCGCGGCGGCCAGCGCGGTTTCCACCACGCGTTTGCTGGAGCGGCGGTCGTTCGTCCAGCTTTCCCCGGGCACAAGCGTCCGGCCGGATCTCGCGCTCGTGACCTCCGCGACGGGCAAAATCTGGCTTGCCGCGGAAATCATCAGTTCCGGCGACCACCGGACCGACACGGTGATGAAAAAGCAGATTTACGAGGACCTGAACATCCCGCGCCTCTGGATGATTGACACGCGCTACGACAACGTCGAGGTCTATCACGGGACGCAATACGGCCTGATGCTGAAGGGCATTCTCGCGGGTAAAGAAACTCTCACGGAACAACTGCTGCCTGCACTGCAGGTGACCATCGCCGAATTGTTCCGGACTTGAGTCTGTGGCGCGGTATGCCGCCGATGGCCCAACGGCGCGGATCACTCGACAATCTCTTTCATGGCTTGCTGATGAATCTCAAATGCTTCCCTGCCAAAACAGACCAGGAGCACTTTTTCAATCGAACTGTTTCGTTCCAGAAACGATTTGATTTCCGAAACGGCGATGAGTGCCGCCTGGTCCATCGGAAATCCGTATGCACCGGTGCTGATGGACGGAAACGCAATCGTCTTGACGGCATGTTGCTCGGCCAAGGTCAGCGAGTTCCGATAACAGCCCGCCAGCAATTCGCCTTCGCCATGCTTGCCGTCCCGCCAGACCGGGCCAACGGTGTGAATCACCAGCTCGGCTGGCAGCCTGTAACCTTTGGTGATTTTAGCCTGGCCGGTCGGACAACCGCCGAGCGCGCGACATTCCTCCAACAACTCCGGCCCCGCGGCGCGATGAATCGCGCCATCCACGCCGCCGCCGCCCAGCAGCGTCGCGTTCGCCGCGTTCACAATCGCGTCCACGCGCTGCTTCGTGATGTCGCCTTCGACGACTTCGATTCGATTAAAGCAACGGTGCATCAGGAATCCTATTTGGCATCCGTCTTCGACGCGACTTGGGGGTCGATTTGCTTCAGGGCGTAAGCCGCCGCTCGAGAAACCTGTTCTTCCGGATCGCTCTGGGCTTTCAACAAAGCCGGCACAGCGGCCTTCGCCGGTGCGCCAAGTCTGCCTAAAGCCCAGGCTGACGAAGAACGGACAAAAATGTTCGTCTCCTGCAAAGCTTCGAGAAGCGCGGGCACAACCAGTTCCGGAAATTGACGAAGTTCGCCCAAAGACCGTGCTGCCATGCCGCGCACACTGTAGCTGTCGTCCTTGAGAGAGTGGATGAGCAAAGGCACGATAGTTGTGGATTCCGAACTGACACCGCCCAATGCGATAGCGGTAAAAGCTCGAATTTTAGCATTCGAGTTGGTTAAAGCCGTGGCCAGCGAAGGCACTGCATTCGAACCGATGCTTGCCAAAGCCAGGGCGGCGTGACCAGCGGTATCTTCGGCCTGGAGTAAAACGGTAAGTTCTGGAATGGCGACTTCAGCCGACGAACCCAGGGCTTGAAACGCCATGATCGCGCGCATCTGGTGTTTGAAGGTCGGTGTGTTGCCCGGCCACGGTTCCCGATGGCCTGACAATCCCATCAATTTCCATTCCAACCAAACCAGTTTCGGTTCCCAAACCGGCTCTTTCGCGCGAATGACGTCCAGGAGGAATGGCACGGCGTTGGTTCCTATCGCCTTCACTGCAACCATCGCCCGGTCCTCTGTTTCCTGATCGCCATCGAAATCTTCCATCCATTGGCTCAACCTCTTTCCCTGATACGCCGGCTCGCGCGGGCGCAGCAATATCGCCAGCAGGAAAACCAAGGCGATCACTCCGATCGCAACGAGTGTCGCCCTCTGGTAACGCCTCTTCATGGACCTCAAGCTTGTCATCGCGCCTTTGGATTTTTTAGACTTACCGAGACATACTTGTTGTCTATGTGCTTCAACTCGACGTTCGCCTGATCAAGCAGAGCTGACTCTACGGCAACCATGGCTTCGACACGCGTAAGAGATTTGACCGGTTGCAGCGTCACCTGGCCCGGAATTATTTGCGGATTGAGTTGCATCACCAATTTGGCTCCAGAAAGACTTTCGTAGAATTCAAGAACGACCGAAACCGGGGCGTTCTTGAAATTGACCGCGACTTTGGGAGCGGAGCCGCCGCCCGACTCACCTGTCGGCCTCTCGGCGCCCGCTTTGGCGGCTGTGTCGGGATCAATCCTGATCAACGCTCTTGCGGCAGCCTCTCGAATGTCCTTGTCTGGATCCTTGAGTGCCTTGATCAACGCCGATACAGCCGACCGCGCTTCCGAACCGCGGGACGCCAGCGCCGTTGCCGCTGCATACCGGATGCGCTTGTCATCCGTCGCCAATCGCTTCGTCAGCACAGGAATCACCTCTGGATATTTAACGTCTATCTGTTGAATCGCGTCCAGCGCCCTCAAGAATACCGTCGTGTTCGTCTCCTCGAGGCATCGCGCCAGTGCGGGCAACGCCTCGTGTGCGGCTGGACCGAGGGCGCCCAGTCCTGAGCAGATGCACACGCCCACATCGGGGTTTCGGTCGGACAGCGCCTGGATGAGAGCGGGAACTGCAACCTTGGCCTCCGGACCAATCTTGCCCAACGCCATCGCGGCCCGACCTTGGATCCACGAGAGACGATTGGTCAGGAGCCTGACGAGGTCGGGGATCGCCGGTGCGCCGGCGGGGCCAAGTTCATAGATCCCCAAAGCGCCCCGCCACTGGAGTGTGCCTGCCGGTGGACCGAAAGAAATCCTGATGAACGATTGCTTTGAGCACAGCGCCTCGAGCTTGCTTCTCATCGGGAAATCGGTGGCCCGCATCATCTCGATCAGCTTCGGAACCGCGTTGGACCCGATTTGACGCACGGCGTCGCCGGCAGTTTTCGCACCTTCTCGACTGAACGACGGCCGGCCATAATCCAGGTCCGCCACCCACGCGCTGAGCGCCTTGCCCTGATACATCGGCTCGCGCGGACGGAAAGCGTAGTTCCCAAGGGCGGCGATGACGATCGCCGCAACAACGGACAGCACAATGATTCGGCCTCGTTTCATTTCACATCCCCATTGGCCGCTGCCGCTGGATCTATTT harbors:
- a CDS encoding excinuclease ABC subunit UvrA; its protein translation is IPDRSRTLAEGAVKPWQSGVSAECQDDLMKFCKKRGVPLNVPFDLLPKKWRDWVIEGDAGYDSNDPERSWPRVWYGVKGYFRWLESKSYKMHVRVLLSRYRAYTPCPECKGKRFQPEALLYKVSGVEHGTRDKPGVPPSDKHSTPTSLHSTLTLADFYQLSIRNALHFIERKAASHQMKASDPIGLVLNEVRSRLGYLAEVGLGYLTLDRPTRTLSGGETERVSLTTCLGTRLVNTLYVLDEPSVGLHPRDTSRLVGILERLRDLGNTVVVVEHEASVIRAADQIVDLGPGHGESGGQLVFQGGYREILNAKESITGQYLSGRKRIETPRRRPTAAAADSSVHPGRKRHGGGVLKGLDAVDNAPSPALVVSQAALHNLKNLTVEIPLARFVCVTGVSGSGKTTLVREVLLPALEAALKSQGPGPDASDRAVTDDDDSTSTANHRPPVALTGWELLGSAVLVDQSPLGKTPRSNPAVYIGAFDEIREFFAQTGAAKQRGLNASAFSFNSSQGQCQRCRGAGFEKIEMQFLSDVFIRCPDCDGRRYRPHILEVKVRRSGSGEALAGQGGKPRRKARQRGNVIGSAAARPEWSIADMLEATVDEAIEFLAAFAASRPARRAVGKLQLLREVGLGYLRLGQPINTLSGGESQRLKLVSHLAESVAAVYDRRQESLPQEDGGHRPPLQQKSTLFLFDEPTTGLHFDDVRVLLKVFQRLVDAGHSVIVIEHNPDVIKCADWVIDLGPEAGEEGGQIVAQGTPEDVAACAQSHTGRFLREVLGGAAISPEFVFSHCSVTPRNES
- a CDS encoding excinuclease ABC subunit A; protein product: MKAELEIEAGLATDHAIHIHGAREHNLKNLSVTIPRGKFIVVTGVSGSGKSTLAFDLLFAEGQRRFLDSMNAYARQFVEQLSRPDVDLITGIPPTVSIEQRNSRGGGKSTVATVTEIYHFLRLLFARLGTQYCPDCQLPVEAQTRDELGRRLQKETRKRGDLLLLAPVVKNRKGFHSDVAEWAAKHGYAEIRADGKIYATSDPFKLDRFREHDVEIVAGVLEKGGRGALRRPNTSARRPGRELIDETLKLGHGTLFALDNHGLLTVHSTERSCPKCGRSFEPLDPKNFSYNSPQGWCLRCRGFGELFYLPEDVDRGARADAIEESWWSWQEGKRENCPDCGGKRLNPVARAVRLTAGKPRHTAPTIDTFSVASVERAFGWFRAMKFKGREARIARDILPEIRERLRFLREVGLGYLQLGRGVPTLSGGEAQRIRLAAQLGSNLSGVLYVLDEPTIGLHARDNQMLLATLAVLKSRGNSLVVVEHDEETMRRADFIIDLGPGAGVWGGEVVAAGTLNELLRHGDSITGRCLRAQATKKYPSRGKRRPVKAARSSGSSKDGEDVRHALELRNAAANNLKDLAIRFPLNRLVVVTGVSGSGKSTLVRECLLPALETTLKRRRGTPPAEREAPSVAGFESIKAVYEVDQSPIGRTPRSTPATYVGFFDEIRKLFAQLPEARLRGYTAGRFSFNSAQGRCPECEGAGTIKLEMNFLPPAYVRCEICEGKRFSRETLDIEFGGKNIAQVLELSVAEAIEFFGALPRIRRPLEALRDTGLDYLKLGQTSPTLSGGEAQRVKLVTHLLTGLKEQPDLFDPKQKRNLFVLEEPTIGLHIADVRRLVDVLQRLVDAGHSVIVIEHNLDLIAEADWVIDLGPEGGDGGGRIVAQGAPEEVARNKRSHTGCFLRSVLRG
- a CDS encoding Uma2 family endonuclease; amino-acid sequence: MSEAYEEIVDGETCLRLPPGARHEVICSLLHDLVAAAASAVSTTRLLERRSFVQLSPGTSVRPDLALVTSATGKIWLAAEIISSGDHRTDTVMKKQIYEDLNIPRLWMIDTRYDNVEVYHGTQYGLMLKGILAGKETLTEQLLPALQVTIAELFRT
- a CDS encoding O-acetyl-ADP-ribose deacetylase — its product is MHRCFNRIEVVEGDITKQRVDAIVNAANATLLGGGGVDGAIHRAAGPELLEECRALGGCPTGQAKITKGYRLPAELVIHTVGPVWRDGKHGEGELLAGCYRNSLTLAEQHAVKTIAFPSISTGAYGFPMDQAALIAVSEIKSFLERNSSIEKVLLVCFGREAFEIHQQAMKEIVE
- a CDS encoding HEAT repeat domain-containing protein; translation: MKRRYQRATLVAIGVIALVFLLAILLRPREPAYQGKRLSQWMEDFDGDQETEDRAMVAVKAIGTNAVPFLLDVIRAKEPVWEPKLVWLEWKLMGLSGHREPWPGNTPTFKHQMRAIMAFQALGSSAEVAIPELTVLLQAEDTAGHAALALASIGSNAVPSLATALTNSNAKIRAFTAIALGGVSSESTTIVPLLIHSLKDDSYSVRGMAARSLGELRQFPELVVPALLEALQETNIFVRSSSAWALGRLGAPAKAAVPALLKAQSDPEEQVSRAAAYALKQIDPQVASKTDAK
- a CDS encoding HEAT repeat domain-containing protein, giving the protein MKRGRIIVLSVVAAIVIAALGNYAFRPREPMYQGKALSAWVADLDYGRPSFSREGAKTAGDAVRQIGSNAVPKLIEMMRATDFPMRSKLEALCSKQSFIRISFGPPAGTLQWRGALGIYELGPAGAPAIPDLVRLLTNRLSWIQGRAAMALGKIGPEAKVAVPALIQALSDRNPDVGVCICSGLGALGPAAHEALPALARCLEETNTTVFLRALDAIQQIDVKYPEVIPVLTKRLATDDKRIRYAAATALASRGSEARSAVSALIKALKDPDKDIREAAARALIRIDPDTAAKAGAERPTGESGGGSAPKVAVNFKNAPVSVVLEFYESLSGAKLVMQLNPQIIPGQVTLQPVKSLTRVEAMVAVESALLDQANVELKHIDNKYVSVSLKNPKAR